The following coding sequences are from one Fibrobacter sp. UBA4297 window:
- a CDS encoding UbiA family prenyltransferase has protein sequence MFSTLFTLFKMTRPVNIVIAIITLLVGYTLLQFKPPIQILILQAVGFASAIGFANIQNDILDLESDKLNRPERPLVTGKISVRAARITSNLLAILMLYCGITDSVIQGFRFINVLKNPELALDFGWMGAVILTFPAWFFILLGALLIAYNRHLKRSPAFKNITVALLCTTPLLFAVQYFFNFSNREFPEEHFWAIIPAIPFAFLLTIARELYKDLEDKAGDLKAGIMTFPIVAGDKIARRLAGDILIFTWISLPVPVFFLNKLFSHNYPPIFLLMTGLTLTPCFAIAIFSASSENYRRAQAILKFAMIPGLISLVVSSILD, from the coding sequence ATGTTTTCTACGCTATTTACACTTTTTAAAATGACACGCCCCGTGAATATTGTAATCGCCATAATCACGCTTTTGGTGGGCTATACACTGTTACAATTCAAACCTCCAATTCAAATTCTCATACTTCAAGCCGTTGGTTTTGCCTCAGCAATCGGCTTTGCCAATATCCAAAATGACATTCTCGATTTAGAAAGCGATAAGCTAAACCGTCCAGAACGTCCACTTGTTACAGGCAAAATCTCCGTGAGAGCAGCTCGCATCACAAGCAATCTTCTCGCCATACTCATGCTTTATTGCGGAATTACCGATAGCGTCATACAGGGTTTCAGATTTATAAACGTTCTCAAGAATCCGGAACTCGCACTAGATTTCGGATGGATGGGAGCCGTCATCCTGACATTCCCGGCGTGGTTCTTTATTTTACTCGGCGCTCTGCTAATTGCATACAACCGTCATCTCAAACGCTCCCCAGCGTTTAAAAACATAACCGTGGCTTTACTCTGCACAACCCCGCTACTCTTTGCGGTCCAGTATTTCTTCAACTTTTCTAATCGCGAGTTCCCCGAAGAACACTTTTGGGCAATCATCCCCGCCATTCCCTTTGCATTCCTACTCACCATAGCCCGCGAATTATACAAAGACCTAGAAGACAAAGCTGGCGATTTAAAAGCAGGAATCATGACGTTTCCAATTGTCGCGGGAGACAAAATTGCACGCCGCCTCGCAGGAGACATCCTTATATTCACATGGATTTCTCTTCCCGTCCCTGTATTTTTCCTTAACAAACTATTCAGCCACAATTATCCGCCGATATTCCTCCTGATGACGGGATTGACACTCACTCCTTGCTTTGCCATCGCCATTTTTAGCGCAAGCAGCGAGAACTACCGCCGAGCCCAAGCTATCCTAAAGTTTGCAATGATTCCTGGGCTTATATCCCTGGTTGTCAGCAGTATTCTCGATTAA
- the rsgA gene encoding ribosome small subunit-dependent GTPase A, with amino-acid sequence MMRNNDFDSDDNDAPLKSVRTSRREHRSRRIDVMRELESGVVDERPIKERFSREFKKAKIKRIKNPVENIGEENCVEGLVLEVHRRTCEVRLNEKEVPSPYADHAHISAKALSDQRAQGGHDNLPTSDFLPSTVTAMYRATTSKTLGEFPAVGDRVLLGLVNDGDDEGDGVGSQKYCVVRVLPRKSELKRPGPRDSFYKQQTLAANIDQVVIVASVTQPEFNYGFMDRFLLAANLNDLPFVLVLTKMDLLPNGEADLSNDIRDFMKIVDKVIPVSVKSGDGLEVLRNELVGKSSVFSGMSGVGKSTLINELVPHAELRTGDVRERDGKGRHTTTSSSLFNFPGGGYVIDTPGIRSIGLMDMEPETLAKIFPGFFEDDLFTCKFSNCKHLKEPGCAVRAAVESGKISEARYASYVRILNSGK; translated from the coding sequence ATGATGCGAAATAACGATTTTGATTCCGACGACAATGATGCTCCGTTGAAGAGTGTACGCACGTCTAGGCGCGAACACAGAAGCCGCCGTATCGACGTGATGCGTGAATTGGAATCGGGTGTCGTTGATGAACGCCCGATCAAGGAGCGTTTTAGTCGCGAATTTAAAAAGGCGAAAATCAAGCGCATCAAGAATCCGGTCGAAAACATCGGTGAAGAAAATTGCGTGGAAGGGCTTGTGCTCGAAGTCCACCGTCGCACTTGCGAAGTGAGATTAAACGAGAAGGAGGTGCCCTCCCCATACGCGGATCATGCTCACATAAGTGCTAAAGCACTAAGTGATCAAAGAGCTCAAGGCGGGCATGACAACCTTCCTACTTCCGACTTCCTACCGTCTACTGTAACTGCCATGTACCGCGCAACAACGTCCAAGACGCTCGGCGAGTTCCCGGCCGTGGGCGACCGCGTCTTGCTTGGTCTTGTGAATGATGGCGATGATGAAGGCGATGGTGTCGGTTCGCAGAAGTATTGCGTTGTGCGTGTGCTCCCGCGAAAGAGCGAACTCAAGCGTCCGGGCCCGCGTGATAGCTTCTACAAGCAGCAGACGCTTGCCGCAAATATTGACCAGGTGGTGATTGTCGCGAGCGTGACGCAGCCTGAATTCAACTACGGATTCATGGACCGCTTTTTGCTTGCCGCAAACTTGAACGATTTGCCGTTTGTGCTCGTTCTCACTAAGATGGATTTGTTGCCGAATGGTGAAGCCGACTTGTCAAATGATATCCGTGATTTCATGAAAATTGTAGACAAGGTGATTCCAGTGAGCGTTAAAAGCGGGGATGGTCTTGAAGTTTTGCGCAATGAACTCGTCGGAAAATCCTCTGTCTTTAGTGGCATGAGTGGTGTGGGCAAGTCTACATTGATTAATGAACTTGTACCGCATGCCGAACTGCGCACGGGAGATGTCCGCGAACGCGACGGCAAGGGTCGCCATACGACGACCTCTTCAAGCTTGTTCAATTTTCCGGGTGGCGGTTACGTGATTGACACGCCGGGTATCCGTAGCATTGGCCTTATGGACATGGAACCGGAAACGCTGGCAAAAATTTTCCCAGGATTTTTCGAAGATGACTTGTTTACGTGCAAGTTTAGCAACTGCAAGCACCTCAAGGAACCGGGTTGCGCTGTTCGTGCTGCCGTTGAGTCGGGAAAAATCTCCGAAGCCCGTTATGCAAGCTATGTACGAATTTTGAATTCAGGAAAGTAA